A single genomic interval of Sphingobium sp. EM0848 harbors:
- a CDS encoding nuclear transport factor 2 family protein yields the protein MNLQERVHASLNAVRAGRREDWLSLFAEDAVVEDPVGKSPFDPVGLGHRGHVAIGRFWDQVIAQNKSFDYVISQSHVCGSEVASVARFAITTMAGQPWDLDLVIIHRFTEDGRIASIRGFWEFPD from the coding sequence ATGAACTTGCAGGAACGTGTCCATGCCTCGCTCAATGCCGTCCGCGCGGGACGAAGGGAAGACTGGCTGTCGCTCTTTGCCGAGGACGCTGTGGTTGAGGACCCGGTGGGCAAATCGCCTTTCGATCCGGTCGGTCTGGGACACAGGGGGCATGTGGCGATCGGGCGCTTCTGGGATCAGGTGATCGCACAGAACAAGAGCTTCGACTATGTGATCAGCCAGTCGCATGTCTGCGGCAGTGAAGTGGCAAGCGTCGCGCGCTTCGCGATCACCACCATGGCCGGTCAGCCCTGGGACCTTGACCTCGTCATCATCCATCGCTTTACGGAGGACGGCCGGATCGCCTCGATCCGTGGTTTCTGGGAATTTCCTGACTGA
- a CDS encoding CBS domain-containing protein — MLINDILQRKGGIVISIDADASVAQAASIMAREEIGALIVADADHRLLGILSEREIVASVAQNGTLALSATVGNIMITHTPVAAPNDRIEEIQRTMTVGRARHMPVVANGHVVGVVSLGDIVESRLQEKTYENIVLQDLARAHVLAA; from the coding sequence ATGCTCATCAATGATATCTTGCAACGCAAGGGCGGCATCGTCATCAGCATCGATGCCGATGCCAGCGTCGCACAAGCCGCATCCATCATGGCCCGCGAGGAAATTGGCGCGCTCATAGTGGCCGACGCAGATCACCGCCTGCTTGGCATCCTTTCGGAACGCGAGATCGTCGCGTCGGTGGCGCAGAATGGAACCCTGGCCTTGTCCGCGACCGTCGGGAACATCATGATCACGCACACTCCTGTCGCCGCGCCAAATGACAGGATTGAGGAAATCCAGCGGACGATGACGGTAGGTCGCGCGCGGCATATGCCCGTTGTCGCGAACGGACATGTGGTCGGCGTGGTGAGCCTCGGTGATATCGTCGAGTCACGCCTCCAGGAAAAAACCTATGAAAATATCGTGTTACAGGATCTGGCACGCGCGCACGTCCTGGCCGCCTGA
- a CDS encoding LysR family transcriptional regulator, producing the protein MPAIGTPSIDQIHVFLTVVETGSFAGAGRKLGRATSAVSYTIANLEMQLGVQLFDREHTRKPMLTDAGNAILSKAREVANGVDDLRATVKGLNEGLESEVAVVVDVMLPPDRLAEAVQAFEACYPTVKLHLFVEALSAVSQMVRKGGAMVGIGGGMDGTTPELEMISIGAVDMFPVAAPSHPLAQIRSGKPGEARRYRQLILTVRSAFNEGRDAGIFSSNSWRLADLGAKHALLLAGVGWGNMPEPSVREDLANGRLVRLDIPEIGTGNYPLHAMYRTNNPPGPAARWLIEHFVGQAR; encoded by the coding sequence TTGCCTGCCATCGGTACGCCAAGCATCGACCAGATTCATGTCTTCCTGACTGTCGTCGAAACGGGGAGTTTTGCCGGCGCCGGGCGGAAGCTCGGCCGCGCGACATCAGCGGTCAGCTACACTATCGCCAATCTTGAAATGCAGCTCGGGGTCCAGTTGTTCGATCGCGAACATACAAGAAAGCCTATGTTGACCGATGCCGGCAACGCCATCCTTTCCAAGGCCAGGGAAGTCGCAAATGGGGTCGATGATCTTCGGGCAACGGTAAAGGGCCTCAATGAGGGTCTCGAATCCGAAGTGGCTGTTGTTGTCGACGTCATGTTGCCGCCCGACCGCCTTGCAGAAGCGGTGCAGGCATTCGAAGCCTGCTATCCCACGGTCAAACTCCACCTCTTTGTCGAGGCGTTGAGCGCTGTCTCCCAAATGGTCCGCAAGGGCGGGGCTATGGTCGGCATAGGCGGGGGGATGGACGGCACCACTCCCGAGCTTGAAATGATCAGCATCGGCGCGGTCGATATGTTTCCGGTCGCCGCCCCGTCGCATCCTCTGGCGCAGATCAGGAGCGGAAAGCCCGGAGAAGCACGGCGCTATCGCCAACTCATCCTGACTGTCCGCTCGGCGTTCAACGAGGGTCGGGATGCCGGTATATTTTCATCAAACAGTTGGCGCCTCGCCGATCTGGGGGCCAAGCACGCTCTGCTGCTTGCAGGGGTCGGTTGGGGCAACATGCCCGAACCCAGCGTGCGCGAGGATCTGGCGAACGGCCGGCTGGTTCGTCTCGACATTCCAGAAATCGGAACGGGCAACTATCCGCTTCACGCGATGTACCGCACGAACAACCCGCCCGGCCCCGCGGCGCGCTGGCTAATCGAACATTTTGTCGGCCAGGCACGCTGA
- a CDS encoding aldo/keto reductase, whose translation MTMSSEIRTPANGSAIPAIGFGTYGMNREQMLRMIPAALKAGFRHIDTAQLYRNETEVGECVEASGIARGDLYLTTKVWSANYGARDFARSVDESLACLRTDYIDLLLLHWPGGSNVPLADQIGSLNEAVRAGKVRHIGVSNFNRALMREAVRLSDEPLATNQFEYHPYLNQSLLLEATRELGMTATAYCGMAVGRVFEEAVLQRIAATHGRSVAQIVLRWLVQQDHVAALSRTTNIERLPENLSVFDFALSASEMEEIYGLAVPYSRIVSPSGLSPVWDPT comes from the coding sequence ATGACAATGAGCAGCGAAATTCGTACCCCGGCCAACGGTTCTGCCATTCCGGCCATTGGGTTCGGTACCTATGGGATGAACCGCGAGCAGATGTTGCGGATGATCCCCGCCGCTCTCAAGGCAGGCTTTCGTCACATCGATACCGCGCAGCTATACCGCAACGAGACGGAAGTGGGCGAATGCGTTGAGGCCTCGGGAATTGCGCGCGGCGACCTTTACCTGACCACCAAGGTCTGGTCCGCCAATTACGGCGCCCGCGATTTCGCAAGGTCGGTCGACGAGAGTCTGGCTTGTCTCAGGACGGATTATATCGACCTCCTCCTTCTCCATTGGCCCGGCGGAAGCAATGTTCCGTTGGCGGATCAGATTGGTTCGCTCAATGAAGCGGTACGGGCAGGCAAGGTCCGCCATATCGGCGTCAGCAATTTCAATCGTGCGCTCATGCGCGAGGCGGTGCGATTGTCGGACGAACCGCTCGCCACCAACCAGTTTGAGTATCATCCCTATTTGAACCAGTCGCTGCTCCTTGAGGCGACGCGCGAGTTGGGCATGACGGCGACGGCCTATTGCGGCATGGCCGTGGGGCGGGTGTTCGAAGAAGCGGTTCTGCAACGTATCGCCGCTACCCATGGCCGCTCTGTGGCTCAAATTGTTCTGCGCTGGCTGGTTCAGCAAGATCATGTGGCGGCCTTGTCGCGCACAACCAATATTGAACGGCTCCCGGAAAATCTCTCGGTGTTCGATTTTGCGCTCTCGGCCTCCGAAATGGAGGAGATATATGGACTCGCAGTCCCATATTCACGGATTGTAAGCCCTTCAGGACTTTCGCCGGTCTGGGATCCGACCTGA
- a CDS encoding pirin family protein, with amino-acid sequence MMTTTQVAINVANRPIMHRTRGHKHGMITRLMSPGDLGGLLKPFVFLDLFDNDDRPFTGFGLHPHSGIATLTYIAEGSVFYEDTNGATGILRSGGVEWMRAGKGVWHGGGAGDPERTRGFQLWVALPPELELGASESVYQSATDIPQVGPAKVLLGTYVGMSNEIDPPSPISYLAVSLRAGERWRYVPAPGHTILWAALGRGRVNVPAPVEQGEMIIFAPGEEAVEFVAEEDAEFVIGSAVPHQHDLILGYYSVHTNAAALRAGEARIREIRAELQRQGRL; translated from the coding sequence ATGATGACCACCACTCAAGTTGCGATCAATGTCGCTAACCGTCCGATCATGCACCGCACCCGCGGCCACAAACACGGGATGATCACCCGTCTCATGAGTCCCGGGGATCTGGGCGGATTGCTCAAACCGTTCGTCTTTCTCGACCTGTTCGACAATGACGACCGTCCATTCACTGGTTTTGGCCTTCATCCCCATTCGGGCATCGCAACCCTCACCTATATTGCCGAGGGAAGCGTCTTCTACGAGGATACCAATGGCGCCACGGGCATATTGCGCAGCGGAGGCGTCGAATGGATGCGCGCCGGAAAGGGCGTATGGCATGGCGGCGGCGCGGGCGATCCCGAACGCACGCGCGGCTTTCAGCTCTGGGTGGCACTGCCGCCCGAACTCGAACTCGGGGCGTCGGAGAGCGTTTATCAGAGCGCGACCGATATTCCTCAGGTCGGGCCCGCAAAGGTGCTGCTTGGCACATATGTAGGGATGTCGAACGAGATCGATCCGCCGTCGCCGATCAGCTATCTTGCGGTTTCGCTCCGCGCCGGTGAGCGTTGGCGCTATGTTCCGGCGCCCGGTCACACAATATTGTGGGCGGCGCTGGGCAGGGGGCGGGTCAATGTCCCTGCTCCGGTGGAGCAAGGTGAGATGATCATCTTTGCCCCTGGTGAAGAGGCGGTCGAGTTCGTTGCCGAAGAGGATGCGGAGTTCGTGATCGGCTCGGCTGTGCCGCACCAACATGACCTTATACTGGGCTATTATTCTGTCCACACCAACGCCGCCGCGCTTCGGGCGGGCGAAGCCCGTATCAGGGAAATCCGTGCCGAACTTCAACGTCAGGGCCGGCTCTAG
- a CDS encoding DoxX family protein, protein MMSNRYLPFIGRLLIGLPFAMSGLSKLGAVGPTTGMIAAVGLPFPYLALAVAVAVELGGGLLLVAGYRVKPVAIVMAVFSLATAFSFHSNFADQNQMIHFLKNVMMAGGLLQIAAFGAGAISLDNRIRRARTAATIAV, encoded by the coding sequence ATGATGTCAAACCGTTACCTTCCCTTTATCGGGCGCCTGCTCATCGGGCTGCCCTTTGCAATGAGCGGATTGAGCAAGCTCGGTGCTGTTGGGCCGACCACCGGCATGATCGCCGCAGTCGGACTGCCATTCCCTTATCTGGCCTTGGCGGTCGCCGTTGCCGTCGAACTGGGCGGTGGCCTGCTGCTGGTCGCTGGTTATCGGGTGAAGCCTGTCGCCATCGTCATGGCGGTCTTTTCGCTTGCAACGGCTTTCTCGTTCCACAGCAACTTTGCCGACCAGAACCAGATGATCCACTTCCTCAAGAACGTGATGATGGCGGGCGGGCTTTTGCAGATCGCGGCGTTCGGTGCCGGTGCAATCAGCCTCGACAATCGCATCAGGCGCGCGCGCACGGCGGCCACTATCGCGGTGTGA
- a CDS encoding TonB-dependent receptor, translated as MQSDIQVTEKRHTAGPSGQPLLDQFVQGSFFQRTHAIAGFTNLDWRINRQLTLSLGGRYSSEKKSIDYIPLAPCTDGTFSNCAVRSLSSSKHWHNFSPRMVLTWTPAEQILFFASYTQGFRSGNFNPRTNDATGIGAGPANPETVKSYELGAKTDLFERKMRLNVSLYQTDYHNIQQVLTAPGSTIIQTLLNAANARMRGIESEITIKPDAALEFNANIGYIDAKYRSFDVPVPGVSNPTTLASAKIPKWTIYLAGTYTRDLPTLDATLSLRVSYDWRSHFSTDFTNTPGLGQDAYGLTDANLTLTKGNWSASLYARNLFNVVYAETKARNFAWVAYGGQPRTYGVRFGWKM; from the coding sequence ATGCAATCAGACATCCAGGTGACGGAGAAGCGCCATACGGCCGGACCTTCCGGCCAGCCACTCCTTGACCAGTTCGTCCAAGGGAGCTTCTTTCAGCGAACCCATGCCATCGCCGGCTTCACCAATCTGGACTGGCGGATCAACAGGCAACTCACACTGTCACTGGGCGGACGCTATAGCAGTGAGAAAAAGAGCATCGACTATATACCGCTCGCTCCCTGCACCGATGGCACCTTTAGCAACTGTGCCGTTCGATCGCTCAGTTCCTCAAAGCACTGGCACAATTTTTCACCGCGTATGGTACTGACCTGGACACCCGCCGAGCAGATCCTATTCTTCGCCAGCTATACCCAGGGCTTCCGCAGCGGCAACTTTAATCCGCGCACCAATGATGCCACCGGCATCGGGGCCGGTCCCGCCAACCCGGAAACTGTGAAATCCTATGAACTGGGTGCAAAGACCGACCTGTTCGAACGAAAGATGCGGCTGAATGTCAGCCTCTATCAAACGGATTATCACAATATCCAGCAAGTGTTGACGGCACCGGGCAGCACCATCATACAGACATTGCTAAACGCCGCCAACGCCCGCATGCGCGGCATCGAGAGCGAAATCACAATCAAACCGGATGCCGCGTTGGAGTTCAACGCCAATATCGGCTATATCGATGCCAAGTACCGCTCCTTTGATGTCCCGGTACCCGGCGTCTCTAATCCCACAACCCTTGCAAGCGCGAAGATTCCTAAATGGACGATCTATCTCGCCGGGACCTACACGCGGGATCTACCAACCCTTGATGCCACTTTATCGCTGCGTGTCTCCTATGATTGGCGTTCCCATTTCTCGACCGACTTCACCAACACGCCAGGGTTGGGACAGGATGCCTATGGTCTCACCGATGCCAATCTCACCTTAACCAAAGGCAATTGGTCAGCCTCGCTTTATGCCCGCAACCTGTTTAACGTGGTCTATGCGGAAACCAAGGCACGCAATTTCGCCTGGGTTGCCTATGGCGGCCAGCCGCGTACCTATGGCGTTCGCTTCGGATGGAAAATGTAG